The stretch of DNA GCTGGCCTTGCGGGTGGCGATGGTCTCGGCCTTTTCCTCGCACTTGGCGATAAAGGCTTCGACGGCGGCGTCGAACGAGCCCGGCAGCTCGCCCTTCATGCGGCGGGTGAACTCGCCGGCTTCATACGGGTGGCGCTCGGCATACGATTCGAACAGCGCGTTCCAGGCGCGCTCCAGCGCCTGGCCGTTGGCCTTGGCGTCCCAGGCGTCATAGACGTCTGCGGGCACCTCGAACGGGGCGTGGGCCCAGCCCAGCGCCTCGCGCGTGGCCAGCACTTCGGCGCCGCCCAGCGGGGCGCCGTGCACGTCGTGGCCGCCTTCCTTGTTGGGCGCGCCCTTGCCGATCTTGGTGCGGCAGCAGATCAGGGTCGGCTTGTCGTTGGCCTTGGCCTGCGCGATGGCATTGTCGACCGCGACCACGTCGTGGCCGTCGATGCCGCGGATCACGTTCCAGCCGTAGGCTTCGAAGCGCTTCGGGGTGTCGTCGTTGAACCAGTGCACCACGTCGCCGTCGATCGAGATGCCGTTGTCATCCCACAGCGCAATCAGCTTGTTCAGCTTGAGCGTGCCGGCGAGCGAGCAGGCTTCGTGCGAGATGCCTTCCATCAGGCAGCCGTCGCCCAGGAACACATAGGTGTAGTGGTCGACGATATCGAAGCCGGGGCGGTTGAATTCCTCGCCCAGCAGGCGCTCGGCCAGCGCCATGCCGACCGCGTTGGTGATGCCCTGGCCGAGCGGGCCGGTGGTGGTTTCCACGCCCGGCGTGATGCCGTATTCCGGATGGCCGGCGGTCTTGCTGTGCAGCTGGCGGAAGTTCTTCAGCTCTTCGATCGGCAGGTCGTAGCCGCTCAGGTGCAGCAGCGCGTAGATCAGCATCGAGCCGTGGCCGTTGGACAGCACGAAGCGGTCACGGTCGGCCCACTGCGGGTTGCTCGGGTTGTGCTTCAGGTGCCGGCCCCACAGCGCCACGGCGATGTCTGCCATGCCCATCGGCGCACCGGGGTGGCCGGAATTGGCCTGCTGGACGGCGTCCATGGCAAGCACGCGGATGGCGTCGGCCATCAGCTTGGCGGGCTGGGAAGCAAAGGGACTTGTGGCGGGATGGGCAAGGGCGGACATGCGGGCGGATTCGGCGTGAGCCTTGGCGGCAGGAAAACCGCAATTTTAGCAGAAGCTAGGGGGTTTTCCGGACTCCCGACGCCCCCTCCGGCCGAGTCCGGGCGATCATCGCAGGCCGCCCGCACCACCGCATGCCGGCAACCGGAACTATCCCGGCCCCGGCATGCCTGATGCTTCACCCCGGCGCCCTGGCAAGGACGTGGCGCGGACCGTGGCGCGGCACTTCGACAGCGTAGCGCGGCACGCGTAAGATGCACTCTCGCACCGCGCGGCACGCCGCCGCGCCGGGTTTCCCGCAACCAGGAGACGATCATGACCAGACCGGCCAATACCCCCTGGCTCACCCCCTACCTGACCGTCGCCAACGGCCGCGCCGCGCTGGACTTCTATGGCCGCGCCTTCGGCTTCACCCCCGGCAACGTGGTCGACGAGAACGGCGTTCCCACCCACGCCGAGATGCAATACCAGGGCCAGCTGGTGGTGATGTTCGCGCCCGAGGGCGCGTGGGGCAGCACGGCGCGCACGCCGCGCTCGCTGGGCGTGGAGTGCCCGCAGACCTTCTACGTCTATTGCGACGATGTCGACGCCATGCACCAGCGCGCGGTCGACGCCGGCGCGGTCAGCCTGATGGCGCCGGCCGACCAGTTCTGGGGCGACCGCTACTGCATGGTCGAGGATCCCGACGGCTACCGCTGGGGTTTCGGCAAGCCGCTGGCCCAGGCCAGCCAGGCCAGCCAGGCAAGCTGATGGCACCACGATTTTTTGTCGGCGGCGCGGACGCCGTGCTGGCCGCCGAATCGGATTTCCCGCTGCCCGAAGCGGTGGTGCGCCACGCGCAGGTGCTGCGCCTGGCGCCGGGCGACGCCATCACCCTGTTCGACGGCCGCGGCGGCAGCCACGCCGCCACGCTGGTCGAACTGGGCAAGCGCCACGCACTGGCGCGCATCGGCGCGCATGACGCGGCCGAGGCCGAGCCGCCCTTCCGCGTCACGCTGGCGCAGGGCCTGGCCGGCGGCGACAAGATGGACTGGCTGATCGAGAAAGCCGTCGAACTGGGCGTCGCGGCGATCCAGCCGCTGCAGGCCAGCCGCTCGGTGGTACGGCTGTCCGGCGAGCGCGCGCAGAAGCGCCAGGCGCACTGGCAGGCGCTGGTCCAGGCCGCCTGCGAGCAATGCGGCCGAAATCGTTTGCCGGCAGTGGCGGAGGTCACTAACTTGGATACGTGGCTGGCGCGCGTCGCACGATCCGGCGAAGGCGCCAGGCTGCTGCTCTCGCCGCGTGCCGCGCATTCGCTGCCGGCACTGGTGGCGGAACGGCGCGAGGCACTGCTGGCCGATGGCGTCACGTTGCTGATCGGCCCGGAGGGCGGGCTGGCCCCCGAAGAAGAACAGGCCGCGCTGCAGGCGGGTTTTACCGGCGTGTCGCTCGGCCCGCGCATCCTGCGTACCGAAAGCGCCGGGCTCGCCTGCCTGGCCACCCTGAACGCCTTGCTGGGCGGATTCTGACGACGGGGCACCCCGGCCCTGCGTTCCGTTGCAACCCTGACTGAAAGGAGTCGACCATGGGACTACTCGATAGCGTGCTGGGCGGTGTGCTCGGACAACTCGGCGGCGCGCGCACAGAGAGCGGCCAGGCCGGCGGGCTCGACCCC from Cupriavidus taiwanensis encodes:
- the tkt gene encoding transketolase, with amino-acid sequence MSALAHPATSPFASQPAKLMADAIRVLAMDAVQQANSGHPGAPMGMADIAVALWGRHLKHNPSNPQWADRDRFVLSNGHGSMLIYALLHLSGYDLPIEELKNFRQLHSKTAGHPEYGITPGVETTTGPLGQGITNAVGMALAERLLGEEFNRPGFDIVDHYTYVFLGDGCLMEGISHEACSLAGTLKLNKLIALWDDNGISIDGDVVHWFNDDTPKRFEAYGWNVIRGIDGHDVVAVDNAIAQAKANDKPTLICCRTKIGKGAPNKEGGHDVHGAPLGGAEVLATREALGWAHAPFEVPADVYDAWDAKANGQALERAWNALFESYAERHPYEAGEFTRRMKGELPGSFDAAVEAFIAKCEEKAETIATRKASQNTIEAFGPVLPEFLGGSADLTGSNLTNWSGSKAVRVDAWGNHINYGVREFGMSAIMNGIALHGGYIPYGATFLTFSDYSRNALRMAALMKIRSLFVFTHDSIGLGEDGPTHQSIEHVASLRLIPNMDVWRTADTTETAVAWAEAIRRENGPSCLIFSRQNLPFQQRDDATRANIARGGYVLRDSVNTRTGRPDAVILATGSEVGLAVGAADALAAEGVHVRVVSVPATTVFDKQDTAYKASVLPAGVPRVAVEAGVTDFWWKYQVQAVVGIDTFGESAPAGVLFKHFGFTVENVVRTVKDTLI
- a CDS encoding 16S rRNA (uracil(1498)-N(3))-methyltransferase, translating into MAPRFFVGGADAVLAAESDFPLPEAVVRHAQVLRLAPGDAITLFDGRGGSHAATLVELGKRHALARIGAHDAAEAEPPFRVTLAQGLAGGDKMDWLIEKAVELGVAAIQPLQASRSVVRLSGERAQKRQAHWQALVQAACEQCGRNRLPAVAEVTNLDTWLARVARSGEGARLLLSPRAAHSLPALVAERREALLADGVTLLIGPEGGLAPEEEQAALQAGFTGVSLGPRILRTESAGLACLATLNALLGGF
- a CDS encoding VOC family protein, with amino-acid sequence MTRPANTPWLTPYLTVANGRAALDFYGRAFGFTPGNVVDENGVPTHAEMQYQGQLVVMFAPEGAWGSTARTPRSLGVECPQTFYVYCDDVDAMHQRAVDAGAVSLMAPADQFWGDRYCMVEDPDGYRWGFGKPLAQASQASQAS